The genomic stretch TACCACTGTAACACAGTtggttgaaaaaaatcaatatgTTTTCTTAtgatatactagtattttaatttattaaagaaaaCTAGTCACTCACACAGTAACACTAATATAAAATTAGCTAGTAACTTTCAGTTACCTAATCacatgaaagaaaagaaacctAGTATACTGATCCTGACTGATTAAATTATATAGAATTCATTAAGAGTTGTTTAATTTGTACTTTTGCATAACTTTGAATGGTTAAAACCTAAAAGATTAGAAAATCATactctaattaattttttctaatATATATGTGAGAGATTATGATTCGTTCAATTTTTATCACAAAATAACTCAAAATTTGATGGGGAGACAAGACTGATTCAAGAACTTTCAGttgtttaattattatttttataagcaagaaaaagagaagaaaagaaaaaaacatgCACGTGACTGACCGACGGTGGCACGTGACAGACACAGTGGATAAAATGCGCAGAACTGCATCAGTTATCAGTAGTTAGTTAAATGGTTTAATTAACTAGCGTTGTCAGTAAAAGAATATGATTAGCAACACTAACCGCGGTCATACAAATTAACTGCAATATTGTTGTGAGCAGGTAATTAAGCTAGATAGGTTTTGGCAGTTAGTTAACGGTCGTTAAGTCTAACGTTTTCTGATCGTTGGCAGTCTATAAAATCAGCAGAGGCCGTTATGTCGGGCCGTagtgcttcttcttcttcctcctcctcattTACATCATAATCATacccctttctctctctaaacaatTACAGATCGTACTACACATTtcatctagagagagagaggctgGAACTGCGGTTGTGAAGACAATGGCGATGGATTCGAAGAAATTGGCGGTGACTCTGTTTTCAGCTATGCTGTTTCTGTTTTTCGTTGGAGCTATGGCTAGAGTTGAGAAATCTCAAACCGCGATACCGAGGTTCGTTTTTGCTCTGcatttttgtttattgtttttcaCATTTGATCCCATGGAAAATATCAGAAATGTTTCTGCATATTTACAGCTTTATTTCGCAATGTGGACTGTGTATTTGTGATTCTCTCTGAATTTCCCCTCTTTTTTGCTTCGAGTTGGTTTTAATTTCCAATCGCATTTTTCTCGGAATTGCTCAGCATTACATAATTTTTAAGAGAGAAATGTTTTTTAACTGTTCTAATGATTCTTCTGGTTCAGCGACGCGGAGAAATTGCAGAGCTACCCAAACTCAACAATGGCGGAAAAGTGAGTAACTGAAAAACTGCAATTCTGTTGTTTACTTTCGGAAACTGCATACTGAGTCGACTCACGAGTAACATTTTCCTAGATGTCGCAGCATCGATCCCGGCCGTTAAGATAACATACTTGAATCGATCTCAGCCGTTTATTCGGTTTATACGCAATTCCTCACCATAATCTTATTCCCTTACTTACCCTCATTAAATGGCCATTATTCCACCCAACCATCTCCATGAAAAACGAAATAAAAAATGCCGTTGGTGGCATATTCGTAATTTCCATTTTCAAGCAGTTATCAGTTGATTTCTCTCTCATAAAAATACACTTTTTGAAGATGTTAATGGTGCCTGatatttgtgtgtataatgCACGTAAATCCGGGCTCTCTTTCTTCCACTTCCACTACCTTGAGCAGTGAAATGAAACGCCACTACTAGTGCGTGTACTGTGTGTAAAATAATACCGATTGCAATTAATCGAAATCTGCCTAAATAATTCGCCGCGATTGTCGGTCGCCCATGTGAAAATTACAGTAATACTACTTATTTTCCCCATTCCTTTTTTCTAACCAGAAATGGGAAAAACTTTCCAGCCAAAATTTAATTTCTGAAACCATCACGTGACTTTAATTTCACTGTGATGGTTGTTTGTTCAGGTTGGGAGGCATTGATGAGGAGGAGGCCTTGAATGAACATGCTGTGGCTGATCCAGAAGAGGTTGTGAGAATGGTTGAAATGtgagtgatttttttaatagtcTTCCTACTTTTTGAAGAATTGCTGGAAATAGCCTTTTTGTGCATTTAATGGGTTGAGTGAGAGCATTAACTGACACAATGAGGTTTAGTAGTAGTTGCTGTTAGGGATTTGTTTCTTGTTGTGGTCCTCCCTGAATGAGTTTCACAATTGGAGCAGACCTACCCTACCCACATGCCTTACTACATAATTTATGAAGTACACACCAATATATCCATCTTATTCTATAATAgtgatttatttattgattatCCATTTCGTGTATTCACATTATTCATTTGGGAAAGATGGCTCAATGTTGTTGTTCAGATCACCGCACATGCAAGAGGGTAGTCAGTCTCAGATCCACATTCGCAATtcctttatttaatttagtgtTGGAACATTCATAACTTCATTTCTGTTTTTAGTCATTGCTTGTTGCTGCTTTCTTTTTAAGGACTACATAAAGTTGAATAACTGACCTTTGTTTTGTTGCTTTATTTAAGCATAATTGAAGAGCTCTGTTTCTTTATGTTATTTTCACGTTCTGTAAAGCTTGTATCATTTCATTCTAGTCATGTGCATGTGTGTAAGCAAGCATTCATATTTTTGGAATAATGAAAGAGTTGTTCTAACTTTTTGCACGTGACAGAGTGCCTAACGTTGTTGCTTGGGTTTAACATGCTTGAAACTGGTCCTGTCAAAAGGGGGAAAGGAAAAGCTCCTAATTGACCCACTAAATGAAAGATGTTGATAAATGTGATAAACTTAATACGAATTATTCTTTGATGATGGAGTTGGGATAATGTAGTAATTGATGATGGTGAGTCTGGGATTTATTACAGGGCAACTCAGAACAGCACGGAGAGGCGAAAACTGGGATTTTTCTCATGCGGAACCGGTAACCCCATTGACGACTGTTGGCGTTGTGATCCCAATTGGCACAAGAACCGCAAGCGCCTGGCGGACTGTGGCATTGGTTTTGGGCGCAACGCCATTGGAGGCCGTGATGGGCGGTTCTACGTCGTGACTGACCCTAACGATGACACCCCCGTGAACCCCAGGCCGGGAACTCTAAGGCATGCTGTTATCCAAGACAAGCCCCTCTGGATCGTGTTCAAGCGCGATATGGTTATCAAGCTGAAACAGGAACTGATCATGAACAGTTTCAAGACCATTGATGGGCGTGGCGCGAATGTCCACATAGCTGGTGGCGGCTGCATCACTATCCAATATGTCACCAATGTGATCATCCATGGCCTCCACATCCATGACTGCAAACCAACTGGCAATGCCATGGTGAGGAGCTCGCCTTCCCATTACGGTTGGAGGACTATGGCTGATGGTGACGCCATTTCCATATTTGGGTCGAGCCATGTCTGGGTGGATCACAATTCGCTCTCTAACTGTGCGGATGGCCTTGTGGACGCTGTGATGGGATCCACTTCCATTACCATTTCCAACAATTACTTCACCCACCACAATGAGGTGAGTTGTCTACCATTGTTACATGTTTCAAGATTGCTGTGAGTGATGTTTACTAATTTGATTGATTGATTCTTGTGTATATCGTTTCAACAGGTTATGCTCTTGGGCCACAGTGACTCCTACACGAGAGACAAGCAAATGCAGGTCACCATTGCCTTCAATCACTTTGGTGAAGGCCTTATTCAGAGAATGCCTAGGTAATTTACTTGCATTTTGGGCCTCCTCAACCTCTTGAATACCAACAAACTTAATGAGAACTCATAAACCTGCAGATGCCGCCATGGATACTTCCACGTGGTGAACAATGACTACACTCACTGGGAGATGTACGCCATTGGTGGAAGCGCAAACCCCACGATCAACAGCCAAGGAAACAGATATCTTGCACCAAGTAATCCTTTTGCAAAAGAGGTACTGCAACAAATTCTGCTTTTCTCTCtgtctcactctctctctctatatataaatgtatacaCTGCTTGAAATCAATGAATGCTGTGTTCAGGTGACAAAGAGGGTTGACACAAATCAAGGTCAGTGGAAGGGGTGGAACTGGAGATCCGCGGGCGACCTCATGCTTAATGGAGCTTACTTCACCCCATCCGGAGCCGGAGCTTCAGCCAGCTATGCTAGAGCTTCGAGCCTAGGTGCCAAGTCATCCTCCATGGTAGGAACCATTACATCCGGATCCGGTGTTCTTGGATGCCGCCGTGGTCATCAGTGTTAACAACACACCCTATGCATCTCCCTCTTCCAACTACATCAACACAAAAGGCAAAACCAAATCACCTCACCTTatatttttacctttttttttccttttaccaTTTTAGATTATGATTTGACCCCATTGAAGCATCACTCTATCCATATTATAGTGATTGTTGTCTATCATCCATTGAAACTGGCAAGTGTACATTTATGACACATGTCCAACCATATCCCCCTCTCATCTCCTACATCGCTCTCGCCTTCTTCCCGTTGTTGCTCAACCTCGTCCTGCTTCAGTCGAAAGAAAAACAATCATATTCTTGGGAGCAGGTGCTGAAGCGTTGTCcaaactctttttttttaatcatctTTCAGTCATGGATTCACCACAATTTGCCTATCCATATATATCTCAGCTGTCTGCCTTCTTAAGTCTACCGAAATTGTGTTGGCTTTCATTCTTCATAGGAACTAAATGATATTGTAATTTTCtatttctctttcttctttgttttagcttcttttgtttttttcttttttcttgagtCATACAAGCTATAGTGTGAATGTCAAAACATTGAGTTATTGGGGAGAGAGAAATGAGGACCTTTGTAATACATGATGCATGTTATTAAAGGTTCATTGCCTTTTTAGCTTTCCTCCACTTCTTTTTGCTCTGTCTTTGTCAATGAAAAGCATTATTGCTGGTTTATGTAGATGATTCTTGTGTTTacatttgattttattctttctcaatAGCTTGCATTCATCATTCTATCAACAGATGCTTTCATTACACTCGTACTCTTTCAAAGATGAGAATTAACTACTTGAACAAGTAAAAGTTATGTCTCCATTCGAGTGGGGAGAGCATAATATGTTGGAATTTTCTTCATCTTGCGACATGTGATTATTACAATAATGTTATCATAGCGTTATTGTTGTGGTGATTTTTTACCTTAATCATTACTGTCTGGTACCTTTGATCATGTGCAAACGATTCTTCACCATCTATAGTCATTGGAGCAATCTTTTTTAATTAGCTTCAGCTTTTGGTGTATTTAGTAAAATGATTAAAAGAGGGAGACATGATATAGGATGCTTATCCCTGCTGGAAGTCATATGCAAATAATTAGCGACCCAATGTTGCTAACATTTCGATCTTTTGTTGGAAAATAATGCTTATAATTATGTTCTTTTTTAAACATGGCACTGCTGTCTGTTATCACGTACGAGTATCAAAACAATTGGTAGTACTATATAATACTgaaaaattaattcattttaacaAAGAAATTGTTCGACTTATCAAATTTTCAATtacttcaatttcatttttgttaCTATTAATTTACTTCAACTTTTGACATTCCACTTAATATTTTTGTTAGAGCATTAGCCATGgagcgccctaaggcgcgccctatgcaccgccacatcatcatttttatcctcctaccctcacctgcagtgggacgccctaaggcacgccctatatgttttactattatttagttaattaatttaaatattttcaaatatataatgcaaactaattaaaaaacacaacgagtaGCTAAAAACCCcctcccagtacgcgagctgcttCTAGTTGTTGGCGAATATCAGGTcatccgatatatccacccaacacctcgccaaggccagggtttcatccggctggtagttcgtacgaccgggggcgtactcttcattcattgccggaggtggcaacttgttcGCGCGGTGCCggatccgcttctttttggcggggGAGGCAGCGGCGGatggggtggcggcggcggcggcgcggcgggagggggcggcgggtcggtttggagacggatccatgtcagacaaaccatacgaatccgtactgaattcgggatcgtactgcgtgttggcgtcgaacggccgatattcgtcgggttctgtacccggcctacgtgcatcaccactaaacatcggactattgggacttgaatccatttcatagtaaatgtgagtttcgagagtggaatcgtgaaatgaaatgttacaaatgaagccGGCGTAGGGGGtatatatacaaaattttcgaatttagcatttaaaaaaaaataaaaacgcgtgccatcgtccgcggagcccacaatggtgcccgatggcgcggacgatggcctatcgtccgggCTTCTTCCGCGCCCGAAGCTTAGGGCGTGCCAAcgggcgggcacccacaatggagccaTCGGGCGCGCCAGAGGACGATGAcacgcatcgggcgtgccatcgggcaccctattgtgggtgctcttataAGTTGAGCCAcgtaataataaaatatgagaccGAGTATAATAATTGAGGCCTTGAGGGCATTGGAAATATTGTAAATGGTACTGTACGTAATTCGGAATGAacgaaattaattaatcatttccATGTTACGCACTATTTATTTTAGTGAAGTACAGTCCATTCGATTCTCTGGAATAAAAGGTACACTATCAAATTAAAAAACCAAGCGTTATTCTAGCGAATCGGGCGATTGAATATATTATTGCTTTATTATTTCTAAGAAGAGAATCAGTACTGCTCAGTAGTTCTCCGAATCATCCATTATCTCTgctgtttgtttattttagagtTCATGTCCCATTTGATCaataattaacttttaaattaGTAGCATATGTTTATAATTAAACAAACAATATTTGGGATCCAGCTTTAAAAATGCATAAAATCTAATGAACATATAGATATTAGGAAAGAATCATATCATATCaacttattatttttatttttaaatgtgtTACATACCAGGACACTTAAATTGAACTGtcttaaataatttattttttatttttatatttatttttatttttatgtgtaTGTGTTACATACCAGAAAACTTAAATTAAGCTTTGTCCTACAATTTAAACAAAGTAGTACGTATGATTCTAATACACAAAAGTTTTATATCGAATAGTTGAATTATTGTCTCTTATCACAAAAGTAAGATGCCTAAAAGTTGTACTACTTATTATACGAAATGGTTCACATGAAAAATTATTGgatacattaaaaattatagTTAATCGGTCATGAAAATTTAGGTGGATGCATCTCTTTCGTTATGGATGAAGGCAAATATGGATTAGAATCATACAACAAAATATAATTTAGTGAAGTTGATTTTCACTGCAAATATAGTTAATTCATTAGTATATTAGGCGCAAGTGTTCTCACATTCTTATAATATCACATCCCTTTTAACCCATTCATAATTTCTTTTGGCCACCTTGACTATAGTAGATAAATATATGaacttacttttatttatttttgctaCT from Salvia splendens isolate huo1 chromosome 4, SspV2, whole genome shotgun sequence encodes the following:
- the LOC121799721 gene encoding probable pectate lyase 8, with translation MAMDSKKLAVTLFSAMLFLFFVGAMARVEKSQTAIPSDAEKLQSYPNSTMAEKLGGIDEEEALNEHAVADPEEVVRMVEMATQNSTERRKLGFFSCGTGNPIDDCWRCDPNWHKNRKRLADCGIGFGRNAIGGRDGRFYVVTDPNDDTPVNPRPGTLRHAVIQDKPLWIVFKRDMVIKLKQELIMNSFKTIDGRGANVHIAGGGCITIQYVTNVIIHGLHIHDCKPTGNAMVRSSPSHYGWRTMADGDAISIFGSSHVWVDHNSLSNCADGLVDAVMGSTSITISNNYFTHHNEVMLLGHSDSYTRDKQMQVTIAFNHFGEGLIQRMPRCRHGYFHVVNNDYTHWEMYAIGGSANPTINSQGNRYLAPSNPFAKEVTKRVDTNQGQWKGWNWRSAGDLMLNGAYFTPSGAGASASYARASSLGAKSSSMVGTITSGSGVLGCRRGHQC